From Dreissena polymorpha isolate Duluth1 unplaced genomic scaffold, UMN_Dpol_1.0 chrUn003, whole genome shotgun sequence, the proteins below share one genomic window:
- the LOC127863266 gene encoding MATH and LRR domain-containing protein PFE0570w-like: protein MADEQIDRQKGAHFGFKRMARGKQYRHRQSSDENHRSTTMKDDESRKTDSKDHNNDVSIEKTLEETTHCDDQAVADDSYSRDFDQLDERSDNVDNETNRTITPSLDYQLNATKEHQTSIPANTNEEIKVDLTPRGRPVKLAPLDLKTMSNSNESKSKITPRSKKSSKTKSKDSVRRNLNLEDGMSTSSSVSGESSLSSARSSNTSTPRKEMAQKKLRKELKARTPRKYENKVYYVVGTNETGGKWAKKSDIKQEGKADPNEDKKISLDDVKHEDENEGNSDSMNYSVNIPKLQLNEITKSEVGAQTKKLHNDEIIVDKNSSYEGVSQDSDIVDALAKMERVSNPISCQRQPILSDHDGNDNKVADENDYDDDFEEDDTDIDQSGVQKQTEKDNQTSDKKHDHSLEANTKLDDNDQENDLKKITSHYRPAIDEVAVKSKQKQNELKTMNVANDSDLKVHVVSSDDKQSNYRIGSLVISHSTINTLVISKDSRFGIDETQLGKSKENINSVDSRDRIMRPKSDRSTKETLETEMLTPKETKTTTKGNSELNEHVNVKTALSGAAEKTVFEEKSAFSEKRLKEEVPDSDIERLGANFEINHKEMKHDKEQTESAVTGIQDENDATQPEYPVDNILEIKEETDLPEQIDGIYSKKPDFSDQTMSKDNRENLTDTEAKLMDRNITDTINEVEHVKSASTDDKEITSGQDMQMTTVEKEKTDNDIPNISVAETVHETIAYEHETKTDIKLHATKDAQTSNEISTGTEVAELSTLNTERNDDKNYDITFDKEHQTEPFLPKAFTEDLEHVKYIGTQDNNLAADYNIHTFSVEEDDYNRSTLREAETVPEKLTEDTQKHDTAADANEHATKDAHISNKEAIETKVAEVANVKTTDVKHNDTTFDTDRQFATILIKEGQEESDHFKDTTVDQAVVQVTEVISGDLAHMEGGGTDVKEFNSIPVVELDIHLSTVEENKEEINVSNEHELESVVYGMDDVPNIKDKYKTDTPMQDSKQNTNEKTSLSGDFENVREDGISDKKINTIYETENDMHTPSVDEEIADNNVHTDSVAETITDSPNEVCNAFEQLKNESKTDSTERANTSNHDHANENKASELNNMKVETNNENDNDLQMTPVEKEPTDKDLHSNTQVETVTEIIENNKPELETKADANKHATNDTHISNDEAKETEVAEVANVETTNVKHNNTTFDTERKLETILIKEDQEQSDHFKDTTVEQAVEQVTEVISGDLANMKGEGTDVNELNSMPGVELYIHLFPVEGYKEEINVSNQHKSENVVYGMGDVPNIKDKYKTDKPMQDSEQNTYEKGSLSGDIENVKDDGIIDKKIDRICETDNDMQTPFVDEEIADNNFRTNSEAETITDSPNEVSNNIAFAQLTNESKTDSNERGNTNDYDHDNENKASELNNMKVETNNENEHDLHMTSEEKEPKDKDLPTNSQVETVTEMIEDNTPELETKADANEDATTDTHISNEEAKETEVDEAENRKTNDVKHNDTTLDTERKLATILIKEGQEESDHFKDTKVEQAVEQVNETISGDSANMKGEGNDVKEFTSIPVFELDIHLSSVEEYKEELNVSNKHESENVVYGMDDVPYIKDKSKTDTPMQDSEQITNEKSSFRGVVQNVKEDGINDKKIDTIFETDNDMQTPFVDEEIADNNFRTNSEAETITDSPIEVSNDIAFAQLTNESKTDSNERANTSDYDHDNKNKASELNNMKVETNNENEHDLQMTAVEKEPKDKDLPTNSQVKTVTEMIEDNTPELETKADANEDATNDTHISNEEAKETEVAGVANVETTYVKHNDTTLDTERKLATILIKEGQEESDQFKDTEVEQAGEQVTETISGDSANMKGEGNDVKEVTSIPVFELDIHVSSVEEYKEERNVSNKHESENVVYGMDDVPYSKDKSKTDTPMQDSEQKTNEKASFSGVVENVKEDDINDKKIDTICETDNDMQSPSVEVDIADNNFPHQQRSRNHN, encoded by the exons ATGGCAGATGAACAGATAGATAGACAGAAAG GAGCACACTTCGGATTCAAACGAATGGCGCGCGGGAAACAATACCGACACCGACAGTCCTCCGACGAGAACCACCGATCAACTACAATGAAG GATGATGAGTCTAGAAAAACAGACTCCAAAGACCATAATAATGATGTATCAATAGAAAAAACTCTTGAAGAGACAACCCATTGCGATGACCAAGCTGTTGCTGATGATTCATATTCAAGAGATTTCGATCAATTGGATGAACGTTCAGACAATGTTGATAATGAAACTAACAGGACTATAACTCCGTCACTGGATTATCAGTTGAATGCAACAAAAGAGCATCAAACATCCATTCCTGCAAAcacaaatgaagaaattaaagtcGATTTAACACCACGGGGAAGACCTGTTAAGCTGGCACCACTTGATCTTAAAACGATGTCAAACAGTAATGAATCAAAATCGAAAATAACGCCAAGATCTAAAAAGTCTTCCAAGACCAAATCCAAAGATTCGGTTCGCCGCAATTTGAATTTGGAAGACGGCATGTCAACATCTTCAAGTGTTTCGGGCGAATCTTCTCTTTCCAGCGCACGGTCATCAAATACGTCAACGCCTAGAAAAGAGATGGCACAGAAGAAACTTCGAAAGGAGCTGAAAGCAAGAACACCGCGAAAATACGAAAACAAAGTGTATTATGTTGTTGGAACAAACGAAACAGGAGGAAAGTGGGCGAAGAAATCAGACATTAAACAAGAAGGTAAAGCAGATCCAAATGAAGATAAAAAAATAAGTCTCGACGATGTAAAGCATGAGGACGAGAACGAAGGAAATTCAGATAGTATGAATTATTCAGTCAACATTCCAAAGCTTCAATTAAACGAAATAACGAAATCAGAAGTCGGGGCACAAACTAAAAAGTTACATAATGACGAAATAATTGTAGACAAAAATTCATCTTACGAGGGTGTTTCCCAAGACAGCGATATAGTTGATGCGCTAGCAAAAATGGAACGAGTCAGTAATCCTATATCATGTCAGAGACAACCAATACTGTCTGACCATGATGGAAACGATAATAAGGTAGCCGATGAGAACGACTATGATGATGATTTCGAAGAGGACGATACTGATATCGATCAAAGTGGGGTACAGAAACAAACAGAAAAAGACAATCAAACCAGCGACAAAAAGCACGATCACTCATTAGAAGCAAATACAAAACTTGATGACAACGACCAAGAAAACGATCTCAAGAAAATTACAAGTCATTATCGCCCGGCAATAGATGAAGTGGCGGTGAAAtcaaaacagaaacaaaatgaaCTTAAGACGATGAACGTTGCCAATGACTCCGATCTTAAAGTACATGTTGTTAGCTCAGATGATAAACAGTCCAACTATAGAATAGGATCGCTTGTCATTTCCCATTCCACAATAAATACACTTGTTATTTCTAAAGATAGCCGTTTTGGAATTGATGAGACACAACTAGGAAAATCAAAGGAAAATATCAATAGTGTTGACTCAAGAGACAGGATTATGCGACCAAAGTCCGACAGAAGTACAAAAGAAACACTAGAAACAGAAATGTTAACACCAAAAGAAACTAAGACAACGACTAAAGGAAATTCTGAATTGAACGAACACGTAAATGTAAAGACGGCGTTGAGTGGCGCTGCAGAGAAAACTGTGTTTGaagaaaaatcagcattttccgAAAAAAGACTCAAAGAAGAGGTACCGGATAGCGACATTGAACGTCTTGGTGCTAATTTCGAAATTAACCATAAAGAAATGAAACACGATAAAGAACAAACAGAGTCAGCGGTAACAG GGATACAAGATGAAAACGATGCTACACAACCGGAATACCCAGTGGATAATATACTGGAAATTAAGGAAGAAACTGATTTACCTGAACAGATTGATGGAATATATTCAAAGAAACCGGATTTTTCAGATCAAACAATGTCAAAAG ATAATAGAGAAAACCTCACTGACACTGAAGCTAAACTAATGGACAGAAATATAACTGACACAATCAATGAAGTGGAGCATGTGAAAAGCGCTAGTACCGATGATAAAGAAATTACATCCGGACAAGATATGCAAATGACCACAGTTGAAAAAGAAAAGACAGATAATGATATCCCCAACATTAGCGTAGCAGAAACCGTTCATGAAACGATTGCATATGAACATGAAACTAAAACAGATATAAAACTACATGCCACTAAAGACGCACAAACTAGCAATGAAATATCGACAGGAACCGAAGTTGCAGAATTATCAACTCTGAACACCGAACGAAATGATGACAAAAACTATGACATTACGTTCGATAAAGAACATCAGACTGAGCCGTTCTTACCTAAAGCTTTTACGGAAGATTTGGAACATGTAAAATACATAGGTACCCAAGATAATAATCTTGCCGCCGATTATAATATTCACACGTTCTCAGTAGAGGAAGACGATTATAATCGCTCCACTTTAAGAGAAGCCGAAACCGTACCGGAAAAATTGACCGAGGATACACAGAAACATGACACTGCTGCAGATGCAAATGAACATGCCACTAAAGATGCACATATCAGCAATAAAGAAGCGATAGAAACCAAGGTTGCAGAAGTAGCAAATGTGAAAACAACTGACGTAAAGCACAATGATACGACGTTTGATACTGACCGCCAGTTTGCAACTATCTTAATAAAAGAAGGTCAAGAAGAGAGCGATCACTTTAAAGACACTACAGTAGATCAGGCTGTTGTACAGGTCACTGAAGTTATAAGTGGTGATTTGGCACATATGGAAGGCGGAGGTACTGATGTAAAGGAATTCAATAGCATACCTGTGGTTGAACTGGACATCCACTTGTCTACAGTGGAAGAAAATAAAGAGGAAATAAATGTTAGCAATGAACATGAGTTAGAAAGTGTCGTTTATGGCATGGATGATGTTCCTAATATTAAAGATAAATATAAAACAGACACACCTATGCAAGACAGTAAACAGAACACAAACGAGAAAACAAGTTTAAGTGGGGATTTTGAAAATGTTAGAGAAGACGGCATCAGTGATAAGaaaattaacacaatatatgAGACCGAAAATGACATGCACACGCCCTCCGTGGACGAAGAAATTGCAGACAATAATGTCCACACCGACAGTGTAGCTGAAACTATAACTGATTCGCCAAATGAGGTTTGTAATGCATTCGAGCAACTAAAGAATGAATCGAAAACAGATTCTACAGAACGAGCAAACACAAGCAATCATGACCATGCCAACGAAAATAAAGCTTCTGAATTAAACAATATGAAAGTCGAAACAAACAACGAGAACGATAATGATTTACAAATGACCCCGGTAGAAAAAGAACCAACAGATAAAGATCTCCATAGTAATACTCAAGTAGAAACCGTTACtgaaataatagaaaataataaacCGGAACTTGAAACTAAAGCAGATGCAAATAAACATGCCACTAATGACACACATATAAGCAATGACGAAGCAAAAGAAACCGAAGTTGCAGAAGTAGCAAATGTGGAAACAACTAATGTAAAGCACAATAATACGACGTTTGATACTGAGCGCAAGTTGGAAACTATATTAATAAAAGAAGATCAAGAACAGAGCGATCACTTTAAAGACACTACAGTAGAACAGGCTGTTGAACAGGTCACTGAAGTTATTAGTGGTGATTTGGCAAATATGAAAGGCGAGGGTACTGATGTTAACGAATTAAATAGCATGCCTGGGGTTGAACTTTACATCCACTTGTTCCCAGTGGAAGGATATAAAGAGGAAATAAATGTTAGCAATCAACACAAGTCGGAAAATGTCGTTTATGGCATGGGTGATGTTCCTAATATTAAAGATAAATATAAAACAGACAAACCTATGCAAGACAGTGAACAGAACACATATGAGAAAGGAAGTTTAAGTGGGGATATCGAAAATGTTAAAGATGACGGCATCATTGATAAGAAAATTGACAGAATATGTGAGACCGACAATGACATGCAAACACCCTTTGTGGACGAAGAAATTGCAGACAATAATTTCCGCACCAACAGTGAAGCAGAAACCATAACTGATTCGCCAAATGAGGTTTCTAATAATATTGCATTCGCGCAACTAACGAATGAATCGAAAACAGATTCAAATGAACGAGGAAACACAAACGATTATGACCATGACAACGAAAATAAAGCTTCTGAATTAAACAATATGAAAGTCGAAACAAACAATGAAAACGAACATGATTTACACATGACCTCGGAAGAAAAAGAACCAAAAGATAAAGATCTTCCCACCAATAGTCAAGTAGAAACCGTTACTGAAATGATAGAAGATAATACACCAGAGCTTGAAACTAAAGCAGATGCAAATGAAGATGCCACCACTGACACACATATCAGCAATGAAGAGGCAAAAGAGACCGAAGTTGATGAAGCAGAAAATAGGAAAACAAATGATGTAAAGCACAATGATACGACGTTAGATACGGAGCGCAAATTAGCAACTATATTAATAAAAGAAGGTCAAGAAGAGAGCGATCACTTTAAAGACACTAAAGTAGAACAGGCTGTTGAACAGGTCAATGAAACTATTAGTGGTGATTCGGCAAATATGAAAGGCGAAGGTAATGATGTAAAGGAATTCACTAGCATACCTGTGTTTGAACTTGACATCCACTTGTCCTCAGTGGAAGAATATAAAGAGGAATTAAATGTAAGCAATAAACACGAGTCGGAAAATGTCGTTTATGGcatggatgatgttccttataTTAAAGATAAATCTAAAACAGACACACCTATGCAAGACAGTGAACAGATCACAAATGAGAAATCAAGTTTTCGTGGGGTTGTACAAAATGTTAAAGAAGACGGCATCAATGATAAGAAAATTGACACAATATTTGAGACCGACAATGACATGCAAACACCCTTTGTGGACGAAGAAATTGCAGACAATAATTTCCGCACCAACAGTGAAGCAGAAACCATAACTGATTCGCCAATTGAGGTTTCTAATGATATTGCATTCGCGCAACTAACTAATGAATCGAAAACGGATTCAAATGAACGAGCAAACACAAGCGATTATGATCATGACAACAAAAATAAAGCTTCTGAATTAAACAATATGAAAGTCGAAACAAACAATGAAAACGAACATGATTTACAAATGACCGCGGTAGAAAAAGAACCAAAAGATAAAGATCTTCCCACCAATAGTCAAGTAAAAACCGTTACTGAAATGATAGAAGATAATACACCGGAGCTTGAAACTAAAGCAGATGCAAATGAAGATGCCACCAATGACACACATATCAGCAATGAAGAGGCGAAAGAAACCGAAGTTGCTGGAGTAGCAAATGTGGAGACAACTTATGTAAAGCACAATGATACGACGTTAGATACGGAGCGCAAATTGGCAACTATATTAATAAAAGAAGGTCAAGAAGAGAGCGATCAATTTAAAGACACTGAAGTAGAACAGGCTGGTGAACAGGTCACTGAAACTATTAGTGGTGATTCGGCAAATATGAAAGGCGAAGGTAATGATGTAAAGGAAGTCACTAGCATACCTGTGTTTGAACTTGACATCCACGTGTCCTCAGTGGAAGAATATAAAGAGGAAAGAAATGTAAGCAATAAACACGAGTCGGAAAATGTCGTTTATGGcatggatgatgttccttataGTAAAGATAAATCTAAAACAGACACACCTATGCAAGATAGTGAACAGAAAACAAATGAGAAAGCAAGTTTTAGTGGGGTTGTAGAAAATGTTAAAGAAGACGACATCAATGATAAGAAAATTGACACAATATGTGAGACCGACAATGACATGCAATCGCCCTCTGTGGAAGTAGACATTGCAGACAATAATTTTCCACACCAACAGCGAAGCAGAAACCATAACTGA